The following are encoded together in the Vespa velutina chromosome 3, iVesVel2.1, whole genome shotgun sequence genome:
- the LOC124947932 gene encoding uncharacterized protein LOC124947932 isoform X2 yields MQAPCQRTDSRLFLPFIDRPVPRPSKKKPLREYGRLCLGTEDQSNVVTAEVCTETRGGLPLLQVWPSDSPRREVDSQEQAFVFPDVQENVNDSGIESIQASPSPCKAACNSPATTPQQSRRASLLHPDHARLHLHHLHHNHHNSGSKSPPTQDRTSIDEDPPSVPPSPSSTTTSSLRSMPSSAIASMHSQDRRRSSRYSMFDALDLEYALLRAAARGSVGPYSLSESLHKLTFTQSLAFPALARGLASKQSVPTRRPQQHAESGLNVFAKVVTALVLMLVSVLVFGVVYKFART; encoded by the exons ATGCAG GCACCGTGCCAGAGAACCGATTCgcgtctttttcttcccttcatCGACCGGCCTGTGCCAAGGCCAAGCAAGAAG AAGCCACTGAGAGAATACGGCCGATTGTGCCTTGGTACAGAAGACCAGAGTAACGTTGTGACGGCGGAAGTATGCACCGAGACACGCGGTGGACTTCCGCTTTTGCAAGTATGGCCAAGCGATTCGCCGAGACGCGAGGTCGATAGTCAGGAACAAGCTTTTGTATTTCCGGACGTTCAGGAAAACGTTAACGACAGTGGAATCGAGTCCATCCAG GCATCTCCGTCGCCGTGTAAAGCTGCTTGCAACAGTCCAGCGACGACACCACAACAATCTCGTCGCGCAAGTCTTTTGCATCCGGATCACGCGAGGCTTCATCTGCATCATTTACATCACAATCACCATAATTCAGGCTCGAAAAGTCCTCCGACTCAAGATAGAACATCGATCGACGAAGATCCGCCCTCGGTACCTCCAAGCCCTTCTAGTACGACGACGAGTAGTCTCCGATCGATGCCGAGTTCAGCGATCGCATCTATGCATTCTCAGGACAGACGGCGTAGCAGCAG ATACAGCATGTTCGATGCTTTGGACTTGGAGTATGCTCTTTTGAGAGCCGCTGCTAGGGGTTCGGTAGGGCCCTATTCTCTTTCAGAATCCCTGCACAAGTTGACGTTCACACAAAGTCTTGCTTTTCCCGCCTTGGCTCGTGGTTTAGCTTCGAAACAGAGTGTACCTACTAGAAGACCTCAACAACATGCAGAAAGTGGACTGAATGTCTTCGCCAAGGTTGTTACAGCTCTCGTCCTCATGTTAGTCAGCGTCTTGGTGTTCGGTGTTGTTTATAAATTCGCTAGGACGTGA
- the LOC124947932 gene encoding palmitoyltransferase ZDHHC5-A isoform X4 has product MQQKPLREYGRLCLGTEDQSNVVTAEVCTETRGGLPLLQVWPSDSPRREVDSQEQAFVFPDVQENVNDSGIESIQASPSPCKAACNSPATTPQQSRRASLLHPDHARLHLHHLHHNHHNSGSKSPPTQDRTSIDEDPPSVPPSPSSTTTSSLRSMPSSAIASMHSQDRRRSSRYSMFDALDLEYALLRAAARGSVGPYSLSESLHKLTFTQSLAFPALARGLASKQSVPTRRPQQHAESGLNVFAKVVTALVLMLVSVLVFGVVYKFART; this is encoded by the exons ATGCAG CAGAAGCCACTGAGAGAATACGGCCGATTGTGCCTTGGTACAGAAGACCAGAGTAACGTTGTGACGGCGGAAGTATGCACCGAGACACGCGGTGGACTTCCGCTTTTGCAAGTATGGCCAAGCGATTCGCCGAGACGCGAGGTCGATAGTCAGGAACAAGCTTTTGTATTTCCGGACGTTCAGGAAAACGTTAACGACAGTGGAATCGAGTCCATCCAG GCATCTCCGTCGCCGTGTAAAGCTGCTTGCAACAGTCCAGCGACGACACCACAACAATCTCGTCGCGCAAGTCTTTTGCATCCGGATCACGCGAGGCTTCATCTGCATCATTTACATCACAATCACCATAATTCAGGCTCGAAAAGTCCTCCGACTCAAGATAGAACATCGATCGACGAAGATCCGCCCTCGGTACCTCCAAGCCCTTCTAGTACGACGACGAGTAGTCTCCGATCGATGCCGAGTTCAGCGATCGCATCTATGCATTCTCAGGACAGACGGCGTAGCAGCAG ATACAGCATGTTCGATGCTTTGGACTTGGAGTATGCTCTTTTGAGAGCCGCTGCTAGGGGTTCGGTAGGGCCCTATTCTCTTTCAGAATCCCTGCACAAGTTGACGTTCACACAAAGTCTTGCTTTTCCCGCCTTGGCTCGTGGTTTAGCTTCGAAACAGAGTGTACCTACTAGAAGACCTCAACAACATGCAGAAAGTGGACTGAATGTCTTCGCCAAGGTTGTTACAGCTCTCGTCCTCATGTTAGTCAGCGTCTTGGTGTTCGGTGTTGTTTATAAATTCGCTAGGACGTGA
- the LOC124947932 gene encoding palmitoyltransferase ZDHHC5-A isoform X3, with translation MQVIFDRKPLREYGRLCLGTEDQSNVVTAEVCTETRGGLPLLQVWPSDSPRREVDSQEQAFVFPDVQENVNDSGIESIQASPSPCKAACNSPATTPQQSRRASLLHPDHARLHLHHLHHNHHNSGSKSPPTQDRTSIDEDPPSVPPSPSSTTTSSLRSMPSSAIASMHSQDRRRSSRYSMFDALDLEYALLRAAARGSVGPYSLSESLHKLTFTQSLAFPALARGLASKQSVPTRRPQQHAESGLNVFAKVVTALVLMLVSVLVFGVVYKFART, from the exons ATGCAG GTCATCTTTGATCGA AAGCCACTGAGAGAATACGGCCGATTGTGCCTTGGTACAGAAGACCAGAGTAACGTTGTGACGGCGGAAGTATGCACCGAGACACGCGGTGGACTTCCGCTTTTGCAAGTATGGCCAAGCGATTCGCCGAGACGCGAGGTCGATAGTCAGGAACAAGCTTTTGTATTTCCGGACGTTCAGGAAAACGTTAACGACAGTGGAATCGAGTCCATCCAG GCATCTCCGTCGCCGTGTAAAGCTGCTTGCAACAGTCCAGCGACGACACCACAACAATCTCGTCGCGCAAGTCTTTTGCATCCGGATCACGCGAGGCTTCATCTGCATCATTTACATCACAATCACCATAATTCAGGCTCGAAAAGTCCTCCGACTCAAGATAGAACATCGATCGACGAAGATCCGCCCTCGGTACCTCCAAGCCCTTCTAGTACGACGACGAGTAGTCTCCGATCGATGCCGAGTTCAGCGATCGCATCTATGCATTCTCAGGACAGACGGCGTAGCAGCAG ATACAGCATGTTCGATGCTTTGGACTTGGAGTATGCTCTTTTGAGAGCCGCTGCTAGGGGTTCGGTAGGGCCCTATTCTCTTTCAGAATCCCTGCACAAGTTGACGTTCACACAAAGTCTTGCTTTTCCCGCCTTGGCTCGTGGTTTAGCTTCGAAACAGAGTGTACCTACTAGAAGACCTCAACAACATGCAGAAAGTGGACTGAATGTCTTCGCCAAGGTTGTTACAGCTCTCGTCCTCATGTTAGTCAGCGTCTTGGTGTTCGGTGTTGTTTATAAATTCGCTAGGACGTGA
- the LOC124947928 gene encoding chitin deacetylase 1, whose amino-acid sequence MRSSLILFFAVAVFAYAEGFTRVKRQEDKKEESFENEICKEKEAGEWFRLVAGEGDNCRDVIQCTSSGLQAIRCPAGLYFDIEKQTCDWKDSVNNCKLKNKERKSKPLLYTEEPLCQDGYLACADQSCIERGLFCNGEKDCTDGSDENICDMDNDPNSAPPCDPAVCVLPDCFCSEDGTSIPGDLPAKDVPQMITITFDDAINNNNIGLYKEIFNGKRKNPNGCDIKATFFVSHKYTNYSAVQEMHRKGHEIAVHSISHNDNERFWSNATVDEWAKEMAGMRVIVEKFANITDNTVVGVRAPYLRVGGNNQFTMMEEQSFLYDSTITAALNNPPLWPYTMYFRMPHRCHGNLQHCPTRSHAVWEMVMNELDRREDPQNDEYLPGCAMVDSCSNILTGDQFLDFLNHNFNRHYQQNRAPLGLYFHAAWLKNNPEFLDAFLYWIDDILENQKDVYFVTMTQVIQWIQNPRTISESKNFESWKEKCVVDGPPACWVPHTCKLTAKDIPGETINLQTCVRCPNNYPWIDDPTGDGFYL is encoded by the exons ATGAGGTCCTCGTTGATTCTGTTCTTCGCAGTGGCAGTCTTCGCTTATGCCG AGGGCTTCACTCGAGTGAAGAGACAGGAagacaaaaaggaagagagttTCGAAAACGAAATCTGCAAAGAAAAGGAGGCTGGAGAATGGTTCAGATTGGTAGCAGGCGAGGGCGACAACTGTCGGGACGTTATTCAATGCACGAGTTCCGGTCTCCAAGCTATACGATGTCCGGCTGGTCTTTACTTTGACATCGAGAAGCAAACATGCGATTGGAAGGACTCGGTGAATAACTGCAAGCTTAAAAATAAGGAGAGGAAATCGAAGCCGCTTCTCTACACCGAGGAACCTCTCTGTCAAGATGGATACTTGGCCTGTGCCGATCAATCTTGTATAGAGAGAGGATTGTTCTGTAACGGCGAAAAGGATTGTACCGATGGATCCGACGAAAATATTTGTG ACATGGACAACGATCCGAACAGCGCGCCTCCTTGTGACCCTGCCGTTTGCGTACTTCCCGATTGTTTCTGTTCCGAAGATGGAACAAGCATACCTGGTGATCTTCCGGCCAAGGACGTGCCGCAGATGATTACGATAACCTTCGACGATGCCatcaataacaacaatattgGTCTCTACAAAGAGATCTTCAACGGAAAACGCAAGAATCCTAATGGTTGCGACATCAAGGCTACCTTCTTCGTCTCTCACAAGTACACTAATTACTCGGCCGTGCAAGAGATGCACAGGAAAGGCCATGAGATTGCAGTACACTCGATCTC tcaCAACGATAATGAGCGCTTCTGGTCTAACGCTACGGTTGACGAATGGGCTAAAGAAATGGCTGGTATGAGAGTCATCGTTGAGAAATTCGCCAACATAACTGACAATACCGTCGTTGGTGTCAGGGCACCGTATCTTCGAGTAGGTGGCAACAATCAGTTCACGATGATGGAAGAACAATCCTTCTTATACGATTCAACGATCACCGCGGCACTGAATAATCCACCACTCTGGCCTTACACTATGTACTTCAGGATGCCTCATCGTTGCCATGGAAATCTTCAGCATTGTCCGACGAg atCGCATGCTGTTTGGGAAATGGTAATGAACGAATTGGATCGTCGCGAGGACCCACAGAACGATGAATATCTTCCGGGGTGCGCTATGGTCGACTCTTGCAGCAACATCTTGACCGGCGATCAATTCTTGGACTTCCTTAATCACAATTTCAATCGTCACTATCAACAAAACCGCGCGCCTCTTGGTCTCTATTTCCATGCTGCCTGGTTAAAGAATAATCCTGAATTCCTCGACGCTTTTCTTTATTGGATCGATGACATATTGGAAAATCAAAAAGACGTTTACTTCGTAACGATGACTCAAGTAATCCAATGGATCCAAAACCCTCGTACTATCTCAGAATCTAAAAACTTCGAGTCTTGGAAAGAGAAGTGTGTCGTCGATGGACCACCAGCTTGTTGGGTTCCGCATACTTGTAAATTGACCGCAAAAGACATCCCTGGGGAGACAATAAATCTTCAGACCTGCGTACGTTGTCCCAACAACTACCCCTGGATCGATGACCCCACAGGCGATGGTTTCTACTTGTAA
- the LOC124947926 gene encoding adenylate cyclase type 3-like: MSQRLETSNEESYLNSGRPSNLLRTNFNNVKLERLYRASSLQQRRGGLQCFLLSAVLYGAYTVASPEPELPARGLTAVFLGLNLGLLAWAEHGTRARDGLWAAVPHVAWWLSTGQLLAQLFLKSSEVTPRDGLGWLLLFLYLLFATLPLRLSFCFLLAIATAAAYMVTVFRLSRMSIITFIDVLILTVTLSAGVAILGASSYSLAEFQQRRAFLETRQSLEVQLVIEEQSAEQERLLLSVLPEHVAVKMRQDLGACTDTQFKKIYMSRHENVSILYADIVGFTAISSTYSASELVKILNELFARFDQLSERYEQLRIKILGDCYYCISGAPVERPDHAILCVHMGLSMVEAIKYVQQTTNSPVDMRVGIHTGAVLAGVLGQRQWQFDVYSKDVELANKMESSGRAGRVHVSNVTLSFLNDEFEIEPAFGEKREEALKKAGIVTYFIVRALKPFKPAITKSLASLNDETSRRTMDNSQDRRNNKEDSEEFRQRLRKELDSKGGGADLKGHASWLTLRFKDPDMERAFHRAEEAFSPLSLLGGPLVVMCASPVWRLQPWGPFTWGGVGVVTLFGVVLAGATCLGSAVRATWLRRTLALLMIFSLIDFLILDMGNCAVIEDVEPKGNNSNWPRCPYPSYYSYIGVLALVAISMPTYICYLGKASLMYLLASLQCCINIVFIAPSLEREDMVASPPGPVSFPLKYSLSATLLTIATALVIVARYTEKARRMLYLRGLEVEAQRERAADMKRRNDALIYNILPPHVATYFLSRARHHDDLYSQSYAEVGVLFASMPNFADFYSEESINNQGLECLRFLNEVISDFDAILDHNKFKDIIKIKTIGSTYMAASGITESIKAEDSPRWAHLSILVEFALELKKALSSINEQSFNHFVLKMGINHGPVTAGVIGARKPHYDIWGNTVNVASRMESTGKVGCIQVTDETRMILEPFGFGFEQRGLVFVKGKGQLLTHYLVSKDGVSLELDSDLPVEPAHPIIYQ; encoded by the exons ATGTCCCAAAGACTGGAGACCTCGAATGAGGAGTCTTACCTGAACTCCGGCAGGCCATCAAATTTGTTGAGAACCAACTTCAATAACGTCAAGCTTGAGCGGCTCTATCGTGCTTCGTCCCTTCAACAGAGACGCGGTGGCCTTCAGTGCTTCCTTCTATCAGCTGTCCTTTACGGGGCTTATACGGTAGCCTCGCCTGAACCGGAACTACCGGCTCGAGGACTCACCGCTGTCTTCCTTGGTCTGAACTTGGGTTTACTGGCATGGGCGGAACACGGAACACGGGCCAGAGACGGCTTGTGGGCCGCCGTTCCCCACGTGGCATGGTGGCTTTCTACGGGACAGTTGCTCGCTCAGCTGTTTCTCAAATCGAGCGAGGTCACGCCCAGGGACGGACTAGGATGGCTCCTGctcttcctttatctcttaTTCGCTACTCTACCCCTTAGACTATCTTTCTGCTTCTTGTTGGCGATTGCTACGGCTGCGGCTTACATGGTCACCGTCTTTAGACTCTCCAGAATGTCGATCATCACGTTCATCGACGTTCTG ATCCTGACGGTGACACTCTCGGCCGGCGTCGCTATTTTGGGTGCTTCCAGCTACTCCCTGGCGGAGTTCCAGCAACGTCGAGCCTTTCTCGAGACAAGACAAAGCTTGGAAGTACAGTTGGTGATCGAGGAACAAAGTGCTGAACAGGAGAGGCTACTTCTAAGTGTCCTGCCGGAACATGTGGCCGTTAAAATGCGACAGGATTTGGGAGCGTGCACGGACACGCAGTTCAAGAAGATTTACATGTCGAGACACGAGAATGTTTCGATACTTTACGCCGATATAGTTGGTTTCACAGCAATATCATCGACCTATAGTGCGAGCGAATTGGTCAAAATACTCAACGAGCTGTTTGCACGATTCGATCAACTCAGCGAACG GTATGAACAATTGCGCATCAAAATCCTTGGCGATTGCTATTATTGCATAAGTGGTGCACCCGTTGAGAGGCCGGACCATGCGATTCTTTGCGTGCACATGGGTCTCTCGATGGTCGAGGCAATAAAATACGTTCAACAGACAACCAATAGTCCCGTCGACATGAGAGTAGGCATACATACAGGCGCGGTCTTAGCTGGCGTTCTTGGTCAACGGCAATGGCAATTCGATGTTTACAGTAAAGACGTTGAACTTGCTAATAAAATGGAGAGCAGCGGAAGAGCCGG GAGAGTTCATGTTTCCAACGTGACTCTGAGTTTCCTCAATGACGAATTTGAAATCGAGCCGGCGTTTggcgagaaaagagaggaagcaCTTAAGAAGGCTGGAATCGTCACCTACTTCATAGTCAGAGCCTTAAAACCTTTCAAACCAGCTATAACGAAAAGTCTGGCATCGTTGAACGATGAAACTTCTCGAAGAACAATGGATAATAGTCAGGATAGGAGAAACAACAAAGAGGACTCCGAGGAGTTCAGGCAAAGATTGAGAAAGGAACTTGACAGCAAAG GTGGGGGTGCCGACCTGAAGGGTCACGCATCGTGGTTGACGTTGCGTTTCAAGGATCCAGATATGGAAAGGGCCTTTCACAGGGCCGAGGAAGCCTTCTCACCTTTATCTTTGTTAGGTGGACCTTTGGTAGTAATGTGTGCATCACCGGTATGGAGATTACAACCATGGGGACCTTTCACTTGGGGTGGTGTAGGCGTGGTTACACTCTTTGGAGTCGTTCTAGCAGGTGCCACGTGTCTTGGAAGTGCAGTAAGAGCGACATGGTTAAGGAGAACCCTTGCGTTGCTAATGATCTTCTCTCTCATCGATTTCTTAATTCTCGACATG GGTAACTGTGCGGTCATCGAAGACGTTGAACCAAAAGGAAACAATTCGAACTGGCCTCGTTGTCCTTATCCTTCCTATTATTCTTACATTGGTGTGCTTGCTCTGGTAGCGATCTCTATGCCAACCTATATTTGTTATCTTGGAAAGGCATCGCTGATGTATCTTCTGGCCAGTTTACAATGCTGTATCAATATAGTTTTCATCGCACCTAGTCTGGAAAGAGAGGATATGGTAGCGTCACCACCTGGTCCagtctcttttcctttaaaatattCCTTGTCGGCTACACTGCTCACCATAGCTACTGCTTTGGTCATCGTAGCTAGATAC ACCGAGAAAGCGAGGAGAATGCTGTATCTTCGTGGTCTAGAGGTAGAAgctcagagagaaagagccgCCGATATGAAACGAAGAAATGACGcgttaatatacaatattttaccGCCTCACGTGGCAACCTATTTTCTCTCAAGGGCGAGGCATCACGATGATCTCTACAGTCAAAGTTACGCCGAAGTTGGTGTATTATTCGCTAGTATGCCAAACTTTGCCGATTTTTACAGTGAGGAAAGTATCAATAATCAAGGACTCGAGTGTTTAAGGTTCCTCAACGAAGTGATCTCCGACTTTGATGCT aTCTTGGATCACAATAAATTCAAGGACATCATTAAGATTAAAACAATAGGCTCAACCTATATGGCTGCCTCGGGTATAACAGAATCTATAAAGGCCGAAGATAGTCCAAGATGGGCTCACCTTTCAATCCTCGTAGAATTTGCTTTGGAATTAAAGAAGGCTCTTTCGAGTATCAACGAACAGAGCTTCAATCATTTCGTCCTAAAAATGGGTATCAATCATGGCCCGGTAACTGCCGGTGTTATTGGTGCTCGAAAACCTCATTACGATATTTGGGGTAACACAGTAAACGTTGCTTCGCGAATGGAAAGTACAGGAAAGGTTGGATGTATTCAG GTTACAGACGAGACTCGAATGATTTTGGAACCGTTTGGATTCGGTTTCGAACAACGTGGCCTCGTCTTCGTCAAAGGAAAGGGTCAACTGCTCACGCACTATTTGGTATCTAAAGATGGAGTATCCCTCGAACTCGATAGTGACCTTCCTGTCGAGCCAGCTCATCCGATTATTTATCAGTAA
- the LOC124947932 gene encoding uncharacterized protein LOC124947932 isoform X1, with protein MQAPCQRTDSRLFLPFIDRPVPRPSKKQKPLREYGRLCLGTEDQSNVVTAEVCTETRGGLPLLQVWPSDSPRREVDSQEQAFVFPDVQENVNDSGIESIQASPSPCKAACNSPATTPQQSRRASLLHPDHARLHLHHLHHNHHNSGSKSPPTQDRTSIDEDPPSVPPSPSSTTTSSLRSMPSSAIASMHSQDRRRSSRYSMFDALDLEYALLRAAARGSVGPYSLSESLHKLTFTQSLAFPALARGLASKQSVPTRRPQQHAESGLNVFAKVVTALVLMLVSVLVFGVVYKFART; from the exons ATGCAG GCACCGTGCCAGAGAACCGATTCgcgtctttttcttcccttcatCGACCGGCCTGTGCCAAGGCCAAGCAAGAAG CAGAAGCCACTGAGAGAATACGGCCGATTGTGCCTTGGTACAGAAGACCAGAGTAACGTTGTGACGGCGGAAGTATGCACCGAGACACGCGGTGGACTTCCGCTTTTGCAAGTATGGCCAAGCGATTCGCCGAGACGCGAGGTCGATAGTCAGGAACAAGCTTTTGTATTTCCGGACGTTCAGGAAAACGTTAACGACAGTGGAATCGAGTCCATCCAG GCATCTCCGTCGCCGTGTAAAGCTGCTTGCAACAGTCCAGCGACGACACCACAACAATCTCGTCGCGCAAGTCTTTTGCATCCGGATCACGCGAGGCTTCATCTGCATCATTTACATCACAATCACCATAATTCAGGCTCGAAAAGTCCTCCGACTCAAGATAGAACATCGATCGACGAAGATCCGCCCTCGGTACCTCCAAGCCCTTCTAGTACGACGACGAGTAGTCTCCGATCGATGCCGAGTTCAGCGATCGCATCTATGCATTCTCAGGACAGACGGCGTAGCAGCAG ATACAGCATGTTCGATGCTTTGGACTTGGAGTATGCTCTTTTGAGAGCCGCTGCTAGGGGTTCGGTAGGGCCCTATTCTCTTTCAGAATCCCTGCACAAGTTGACGTTCACACAAAGTCTTGCTTTTCCCGCCTTGGCTCGTGGTTTAGCTTCGAAACAGAGTGTACCTACTAGAAGACCTCAACAACATGCAGAAAGTGGACTGAATGTCTTCGCCAAGGTTGTTACAGCTCTCGTCCTCATGTTAGTCAGCGTCTTGGTGTTCGGTGTTGTTTATAAATTCGCTAGGACGTGA
- the LOC124947932 gene encoding palmitoyltransferase ZDHHC5-A isoform X5 has protein sequence MQKPLREYGRLCLGTEDQSNVVTAEVCTETRGGLPLLQVWPSDSPRREVDSQEQAFVFPDVQENVNDSGIESIQASPSPCKAACNSPATTPQQSRRASLLHPDHARLHLHHLHHNHHNSGSKSPPTQDRTSIDEDPPSVPPSPSSTTTSSLRSMPSSAIASMHSQDRRRSSRYSMFDALDLEYALLRAAARGSVGPYSLSESLHKLTFTQSLAFPALARGLASKQSVPTRRPQQHAESGLNVFAKVVTALVLMLVSVLVFGVVYKFART, from the exons ATGCAG AAGCCACTGAGAGAATACGGCCGATTGTGCCTTGGTACAGAAGACCAGAGTAACGTTGTGACGGCGGAAGTATGCACCGAGACACGCGGTGGACTTCCGCTTTTGCAAGTATGGCCAAGCGATTCGCCGAGACGCGAGGTCGATAGTCAGGAACAAGCTTTTGTATTTCCGGACGTTCAGGAAAACGTTAACGACAGTGGAATCGAGTCCATCCAG GCATCTCCGTCGCCGTGTAAAGCTGCTTGCAACAGTCCAGCGACGACACCACAACAATCTCGTCGCGCAAGTCTTTTGCATCCGGATCACGCGAGGCTTCATCTGCATCATTTACATCACAATCACCATAATTCAGGCTCGAAAAGTCCTCCGACTCAAGATAGAACATCGATCGACGAAGATCCGCCCTCGGTACCTCCAAGCCCTTCTAGTACGACGACGAGTAGTCTCCGATCGATGCCGAGTTCAGCGATCGCATCTATGCATTCTCAGGACAGACGGCGTAGCAGCAG ATACAGCATGTTCGATGCTTTGGACTTGGAGTATGCTCTTTTGAGAGCCGCTGCTAGGGGTTCGGTAGGGCCCTATTCTCTTTCAGAATCCCTGCACAAGTTGACGTTCACACAAAGTCTTGCTTTTCCCGCCTTGGCTCGTGGTTTAGCTTCGAAACAGAGTGTACCTACTAGAAGACCTCAACAACATGCAGAAAGTGGACTGAATGTCTTCGCCAAGGTTGTTACAGCTCTCGTCCTCATGTTAGTCAGCGTCTTGGTGTTCGGTGTTGTTTATAAATTCGCTAGGACGTGA